Proteins encoded in a region of the Flavobacterium sp. MDT1-60 genome:
- a CDS encoding glycoside hydrolase family 28 protein: MIKKSITFIIAFCFSLAMTAQKVYDVKKYGAKGDGKTNDAAAIQKAIDACSKTGGRVLLPAPFTFLAGPFDVKSGIDLHVEAGAKLLASPDEKLYTKSAFRTNPGEGTIWIGGENVENFSISGSGKIDGNGISFMGEELEDSYVLKPFTVLDPRPHVLTIIGGKNIRIRDIHIGNSAYWTIHLVGCNDVVISGITLLNSLKVRNSDGIDLDHSKNVRISDCYIESGDDCICLKNRREFEEFGACENITVTNCTMTSSSCAIKIGSENMDAIRQVVFNNCIIKNSNRALGIQNRDEGTVSDIIFSNIIIEAKLTTDTWWGKAEPIYVTAFRRAKGNHKDANWRFPKGAVEGKVGVIKNIYFSNIQCTGENGVYVSAESKDKINNIVFDNVSIFIDKTTSHQGGIYDRRPADMEGFVKGSTSGFYFDSAEKIKMQNCSVEWGKNRPDYFAYAVESKNVDSLVINNLEGESAFPDKLKAVKK, encoded by the coding sequence ATGATAAAGAAATCGATAACCTTTATAATTGCTTTTTGTTTTTCGCTGGCAATGACAGCACAAAAAGTATATGATGTTAAAAAATACGGAGCCAAAGGAGATGGTAAAACCAATGATGCAGCGGCGATTCAAAAAGCAATAGACGCTTGCAGCAAAACGGGTGGACGTGTTTTGCTGCCGGCACCGTTTACCTTTTTGGCAGGACCATTTGATGTAAAATCGGGAATTGATTTACATGTCGAAGCCGGAGCGAAACTATTGGCAAGTCCGGATGAAAAACTGTATACTAAAAGTGCTTTTCGTACAAATCCAGGAGAAGGCACTATCTGGATTGGCGGTGAAAATGTAGAAAATTTCAGCATTAGCGGAAGCGGAAAAATAGATGGAAACGGTATTTCTTTTATGGGAGAAGAATTGGAAGACTCTTATGTTTTAAAACCGTTTACAGTTTTAGACCCAAGGCCTCATGTTCTGACTATTATTGGTGGAAAAAACATTAGAATAAGAGATATTCACATAGGGAATTCGGCTTATTGGACCATTCATCTTGTGGGTTGTAATGATGTTGTGATCAGCGGAATTACATTATTAAACAGTTTAAAAGTCCGCAATAGCGATGGTATTGATTTAGATCATTCAAAAAATGTACGCATTAGCGACTGCTATATCGAAAGCGGTGACGATTGTATTTGTTTAAAAAACAGACGTGAATTTGAAGAGTTTGGTGCCTGCGAAAACATAACCGTTACCAATTGTACGATGACCAGCAGCAGCTGTGCCATCAAAATTGGTTCGGAAAACATGGATGCCATCAGGCAGGTAGTGTTTAATAATTGCATTATTAAAAACAGTAATCGCGCCTTAGGCATTCAAAATCGGGATGAAGGAACGGTAAGCGATATTATCTTTTCTAACATTATTATTGAAGCAAAACTCACTACTGATACCTGGTGGGGGAAAGCAGAACCTATATATGTTACGGCTTTCAGAAGAGCAAAAGGAAATCATAAAGATGCCAACTGGCGTTTTCCAAAAGGTGCCGTTGAAGGGAAAGTAGGTGTTATTAAAAACATCTATTTCAGTAATATTCAGTGTACAGGAGAAAATGGGGTTTACGTAAGTGCTGAATCAAAAGATAAAATAAATAATATTGTTTTTGATAATGTTAGTATTTTTATAGATAAAACAACCTCACATCAGGGTGGTATTTATGATCGTCGCCCTGCAGATATGGAAGGTTTTGTAAAAGGAAGTACATCAGGATTTTATTTTGATTCGGCAGAAAAAATCAAAATGCAAAACTGTTCAGTAGAATGGGGGAAAAACAGACCCGACTATTTTGCTTACGCAGTCGAAAGTAAAAATGTAGATTCACTTGTTATAAATAATTTAGAAGGCGAATCGGCTTTTCCGGATAAATTAAAAGCGGTCAAAAAATAA
- a CDS encoding sodium/sugar symporter yields MNVLQTADYIVFLIYFVIVSSYGMYIYRSKKNASTSSNEYFLAEGSLTWWAIGASLIASNISAEHFIGMSGSGFAIGLAIASYEWMSAATLIVVAMFILPVYLKNKIFTMPQFLAKRYNGTVSTIMAIIWLLIYVFVNLTSIIYLGALAISSIAPVSFQLCVIGLSLFSIIVTLGGMKVIGYTDIFQVIVLILGGLVTTYLSLTLLSEQFGFGKDILKGLLVLKQEAPDHLHMILDKSSPHYAELPGISVLVGGMLINNLAYWGCNQYIVQRALGADLKTARKGILFAAFLKLLVPIIAVLPGIAMYVMHQNGMFQKEMIDAAGVLKPDQAYPTLMNLLPAGLKGVALAALTAAIVASLAGKANSISTIFSLDIYKKYFNKEASERKLVLTGRWVVVAAMFIAALVAPALKSLDQAYQFIQEYVGFFSPGVLAIFLLGMFWKKTTASAGLAGALLTVPIAAVLKFLPVWTNGAFPDYPFLDRMTIAFFLIVIMMVLISLLKPEPKLEHEAHKIEVDTAMFKVSSEFIVGSFIICGILVALYTVFW; encoded by the coding sequence ATGAATGTATTACAAACCGCAGACTATATTGTTTTTCTTATTTATTTTGTAATCGTTTCATCCTACGGAATGTATATTTACAGAAGTAAAAAAAATGCCTCTACCAGTTCAAATGAATATTTTTTAGCCGAAGGTTCTCTCACCTGGTGGGCTATCGGAGCCTCTCTGATCGCCTCTAATATTTCGGCAGAACATTTTATCGGGATGAGTGGTTCCGGTTTTGCCATTGGGTTGGCGATTGCTTCTTACGAATGGATGTCAGCCGCAACATTAATTGTAGTGGCAATGTTCATTTTACCAGTCTATCTTAAAAACAAGATATTTACAATGCCGCAATTTTTGGCAAAAAGATATAATGGTACAGTAAGTACTATAATGGCAATAATTTGGCTGTTGATTTATGTATTTGTAAATCTTACTTCTATTATTTATTTAGGTGCTCTGGCAATTTCATCGATAGCACCTGTTAGTTTTCAATTATGCGTTATCGGACTGAGTTTGTTCTCTATCATCGTTACTTTGGGGGGAATGAAAGTAATAGGATATACTGATATTTTTCAGGTTATCGTATTGATTTTGGGAGGTTTGGTAACCACTTATTTGTCCCTAACGTTATTGTCAGAACAATTTGGATTCGGGAAAGATATTCTAAAAGGACTTTTAGTTTTAAAACAGGAAGCACCGGATCATTTGCATATGATATTAGATAAATCAAGCCCGCATTATGCTGAATTGCCCGGAATCTCAGTACTCGTAGGTGGTATGCTGATCAATAATCTCGCCTATTGGGGTTGTAATCAATACATTGTGCAAAGAGCTTTAGGAGCCGATTTAAAAACAGCCCGAAAAGGAATTTTATTTGCTGCTTTTTTAAAATTATTAGTTCCAATTATTGCGGTTTTACCTGGTATTGCAATGTATGTCATGCACCAAAACGGAATGTTCCAAAAAGAAATGATCGATGCAGCCGGAGTTTTAAAACCAGATCAGGCATATCCAACCTTAATGAATTTATTGCCTGCGGGATTAAAAGGAGTAGCACTGGCTGCTTTAACAGCAGCAATTGTAGCTTCTCTTGCTGGTAAAGCCAATAGTATCTCAACAATTTTTTCTTTAGATATTTATAAAAAATATTTTAATAAAGAAGCATCTGAAAGAAAATTGGTACTTACCGGAAGATGGGTTGTCGTAGCAGCCATGTTTATTGCTGCGCTCGTTGCTCCGGCTTTAAAATCATTAGATCAGGCGTATCAGTTTATACAGGAATATGTTGGCTTCTTTTCACCTGGAGTTTTGGCTATTTTCTTATTGGGAATGTTTTGGAAAAAGACAACTGCTTCGGCCGGACTTGCAGGCGCATTGCTTACCGTACCTATTGCGGCAGTTTTAAAATTTTTACCTGTATGGACAAATGGTGCTTTTCCTGATTACCCGTTTTTAGACAGAATGACCATTGCTTTCTTTTTAATTGTGATCATGATGGTACTAATTAGTCTTTTAAAACCTGAACCGAAACTGGAACATGAAGCACATAAAATAGAGGTAGATACAGCAATGTTTAAAGTCTCTTCAGAGTTTATCGTTGGATCCTTTATAATCTGCGGAATCTTAGTAGCTTTATATACAGTATTTTGGTAA
- a CDS encoding acyltransferase family protein, which produces MSNTTNNRLISLDVLRGFVMFWIMSGEHIIHALAKAAPIPVFIWMSSQLHHAEWNGITFYDMIFPVFLFVAGISMPYSFEKKLSIAGVKTPNELPSKEKQKIYLSMLRRTCILLFLGFVVNGLLRFDGFDQTRFASVLGRIGLAWFFAGLIYLNFNLKQQLIWFAAILAGYYLAMKLVPVPDFGAGVLTKAGSLEAYIDRLFLPGRLHSKVYDPEGLFSTIPAIATALLGVFLGTFLRAKNHFSAGKKLAILILSALVLIGIGILWDYDFPINKHLWTSSFVCFVGGFSILFFTFFYLIIDLLGFQNWAFPLLLIGSNSILIYMAAEGLVDFKHTAEYVFGGIIKFLPLIWQPVFTTLSVTIVQLMLLYFLYKKKWFLKV; this is translated from the coding sequence ATGAGTAACACTACAAACAACAGATTAATTTCTTTAGATGTTCTAAGAGGGTTTGTCATGTTTTGGATTATGAGCGGCGAACATATTATACATGCACTGGCAAAGGCTGCGCCAATTCCTGTTTTTATCTGGATGTCGTCTCAATTACACCATGCAGAGTGGAACGGTATTACGTTTTATGATATGATATTTCCAGTTTTTCTGTTTGTTGCAGGAATTTCAATGCCGTATTCTTTTGAGAAAAAATTGAGTATCGCAGGCGTAAAAACACCAAATGAATTACCATCAAAAGAAAAACAAAAAATATACTTATCGATGTTACGACGAACCTGCATTTTATTGTTTCTGGGTTTTGTTGTAAACGGATTATTAAGGTTTGATGGTTTCGACCAAACCCGTTTTGCCAGTGTACTTGGCCGCATTGGACTTGCCTGGTTTTTTGCAGGGCTTATTTATTTAAATTTTAATCTGAAGCAACAGCTTATTTGGTTTGCGGCTATTTTGGCAGGCTATTATTTAGCTATGAAATTAGTTCCCGTTCCGGATTTTGGAGCAGGTGTTTTAACTAAAGCAGGTTCATTAGAAGCATATATAGACCGTTTGTTTTTACCGGGAAGATTACACAGTAAGGTTTATGATCCGGAAGGATTGTTTTCGACAATACCAGCCATTGCCACAGCTTTGCTCGGTGTATTTTTAGGCACTTTTTTAAGAGCAAAAAATCACTTTTCAGCAGGCAAAAAACTGGCAATATTGATTCTTTCTGCACTTGTTTTAATAGGTATAGGAATTCTTTGGGATTATGATTTTCCTATTAATAAACATTTGTGGACGAGCTCGTTTGTATGTTTTGTAGGCGGATTTAGTATTTTGTTTTTTACTTTTTTTTATCTGATTATCGATCTTTTAGGATTTCAAAATTGGGCCTTTCCATTACTATTAATCGGTTCAAATTCTATTTTGATTTATATGGCAGCTGAAGGGCTGGTAGATTTTAAGCATACCGCCGAATATGTTTTTGGAGGAATTATAAAGTTCCTGCCGCTCATCTGGCAACCGGTTTTTACCACTTTATCAGTAACGATAGTGCAGCTCATGCTGCTTTATTTTCTCTATAAGAAAAAATGGTTTTTGAAAGTCTAA